One segment of Fibrobacter sp. UWB10 DNA contains the following:
- a CDS encoding beta-ketoacyl-[acyl-carrier-protein] synthase family protein → MTSDDKRCVVTGLGVICAVGNNVEEAWKSALESVSGIHKTTSVDTVNCYADLAAEVKCDSLDEIDAPEEKDRVSKLCIKAANEALADAGLKNFNDDQRVSVVIGSCVGGVLSIEQYHQHGRDASEIAKMPIASIASQVAETCGAGGIVTNVANACAAGTISIAVACDLIRAGKADVVIAGGADSFASVPYSGFLSLHALDENGCSPFNRCNGITLGEGAGIVIVESYEHAQKRAAKQYCEVLGSGVTSDANHITAPREDGLCLKEAINRSVKNSGIAKTDIGYINAHGTGTGKNDNAEMTAFKAYFGEENPTVSVSSTKVLTGHCLGAAGAIEAVFSIKALTTDTVLPTFPYSEEQSAALKEKVGDMDFVQNKARHKELKSVLSNNVAFGGTNAAIVFSKESGNVSAQSAKDCKIAVTGVGIVSPLGNSKAAYLEAVNAGKKPESASVHSTIALDDYKELGIKMAFYRKLDNLGQLQTVSGMRALQDANFKVSDENAMDIGIIVGTSEGGLGATYDFEELIAELGNAGGSAFKFPHTVYNAAGGYLSICSGIKGYGVTITTGPLSGLDSIGYSMNVIHDGQEKVMMATGTDENLPIITEFAQKLGVAANDVVAPYSDSEGFVVGDGSVSIMLEDESYAKSRDAKVYCYALGFGHGRKNVKFGKLVGSDEALDKAIADALADAGISANEIDAVCGFANGCKKIDDIEKGALKRVFGEKLATMPLFEVKERTGEGRAGSAALAAAEATLLLSGELANDNAYFVAADGSVSAKNVESANLKKILVISFAAGGSYSAVVFGK, encoded by the coding sequence ATGACATCTGACGATAAGCGTTGTGTAGTTACCGGCCTTGGCGTAATTTGCGCAGTCGGTAACAATGTTGAAGAAGCTTGGAAAAGTGCGCTGGAATCTGTTTCCGGCATTCATAAAACCACTTCTGTTGATACTGTGAACTGTTATGCGGACTTGGCTGCCGAAGTCAAGTGCGATTCCCTTGATGAAATTGATGCGCCCGAAGAAAAGGACCGCGTCTCGAAACTTTGCATCAAGGCGGCAAACGAAGCTCTAGCCGATGCCGGACTCAAAAACTTTAACGACGACCAACGTGTGAGCGTGGTTATCGGAAGTTGTGTGGGCGGCGTTCTTTCGATTGAACAGTATCATCAACATGGTCGCGACGCTTCTGAAATCGCAAAGATGCCGATTGCATCTATTGCGTCTCAGGTGGCTGAAACTTGCGGGGCTGGTGGCATTGTCACTAACGTAGCGAATGCTTGTGCTGCTGGTACAATTTCGATTGCGGTCGCTTGCGACTTGATTCGCGCCGGTAAGGCCGATGTCGTGATTGCGGGCGGCGCCGATTCTTTTGCTTCGGTCCCGTATTCCGGATTCCTTTCGCTCCATGCACTCGATGAAAACGGATGCTCTCCGTTTAACCGTTGCAACGGCATTACGCTTGGCGAAGGTGCTGGTATCGTGATTGTGGAATCTTACGAACATGCGCAGAAGCGTGCTGCCAAGCAGTACTGCGAAGTGCTTGGTTCTGGCGTCACGAGCGATGCAAACCACATTACCGCCCCGCGTGAAGATGGTCTTTGCCTGAAAGAAGCCATCAACCGCTCTGTCAAGAACTCCGGCATTGCTAAAACCGACATCGGTTACATCAATGCTCATGGTACGGGCACGGGTAAGAATGACAATGCCGAAATGACCGCTTTCAAGGCCTACTTCGGCGAAGAAAATCCGACGGTGAGCGTAAGTTCTACCAAGGTGCTTACGGGCCATTGCTTGGGTGCCGCTGGTGCCATTGAAGCTGTCTTTAGCATCAAGGCTCTTACCACGGATACCGTTCTTCCGACCTTCCCGTATAGCGAAGAACAGTCTGCCGCCCTCAAGGAAAAAGTGGGCGACATGGACTTCGTGCAGAACAAGGCTCGCCATAAGGAACTCAAGAGCGTCTTGAGCAACAATGTGGCTTTCGGTGGCACGAATGCGGCTATCGTCTTCTCGAAGGAATCGGGAAATGTGTCTGCTCAGTCCGCTAAGGACTGTAAGATTGCTGTGACGGGTGTGGGAATTGTGTCTCCGCTCGGTAATAGCAAGGCTGCCTATCTTGAAGCTGTGAATGCAGGCAAGAAGCCTGAGTCCGCTTCGGTGCATTCTACGATTGCACTCGATGACTACAAGGAACTCGGCATCAAGATGGCTTTCTACCGCAAGCTCGATAATCTGGGCCAGCTCCAGACTGTTTCGGGTATGCGTGCACTCCAAGATGCGAACTTCAAGGTGTCCGACGAAAATGCCATGGATATCGGTATTATCGTGGGTACAAGCGAAGGTGGTCTTGGCGCAACTTACGATTTTGAAGAACTGATTGCTGAACTCGGCAATGCCGGCGGTTCTGCCTTCAAGTTCCCGCACACGGTTTATAATGCTGCTGGTGGTTACCTGTCGATTTGCTCCGGTATCAAGGGCTACGGCGTTACCATTACCACCGGTCCGCTTTCGGGCCTCGACAGCATTGGCTATTCCATGAACGTGATTCATGATGGCCAAGAAAAAGTCATGATGGCTACCGGTACCGACGAAAACCTGCCGATTATTACGGAATTTGCCCAGAAGCTCGGTGTGGCTGCAAACGATGTGGTTGCTCCGTATTCCGATTCTGAAGGCTTTGTGGTTGGCGACGGTAGCGTGTCGATCATGCTCGAAGATGAATCTTATGCCAAGAGCCGTGATGCAAAGGTTTACTGCTACGCACTCGGTTTCGGTCATGGCCGCAAGAACGTGAAGTTCGGCAAATTGGTTGGTTCTGACGAAGCTTTGGATAAGGCTATTGCCGACGCCCTTGCTGATGCCGGAATTTCTGCCAATGAAATTGATGCCGTTTGCGGTTTTGCCAATGGCTGCAAGAAGATTGACGATATTGAAAAGGGTGCTCTCAAGCGCGTGTTTGGCGAAAAGCTTGCGACGATGCCGCTCTTCGAAGTCAAGGAACGCACCGGTGAAGGTCGTGCGGGGTCTGCCGCTTTGGCCGCTGCCGAAGCAACTCTCCTGTTGAGTGGTGAACTGGCAAACGATAACGCTTACTTTGTGGCTGCAGATGGCTCTGTTTCTGCAAAGAATGTGGAATCTGCAAACCTCAAGAAAATTTTGGTAATCTCCTTTGCGGCTGGTGGCTCTTATAGCGCCGTCGTTTTCGGAAAATAG
- a CDS encoding phosphopantetheine-binding protein: MNEMKEKLKAFFMSDLGVDGDVLQFDTPLFGEEIGLDSVDSLEIISFVDSNFGVSMTGVAKENFQSIDTIAAYIESHKA, encoded by the coding sequence ATGAACGAAATGAAAGAAAAACTCAAGGCCTTCTTTATGTCTGATCTCGGCGTCGATGGCGACGTGCTCCAGTTCGATACTCCGCTTTTTGGCGAAGAAATCGGCCTTGATTCTGTGGATTCCCTTGAAATCATCTCCTTCGTGGATTCCAACTTTGGCGTTTCCATGACGGGCGTTGCCAAGGAAAACTTCCAGAGCATCGATACGATCGCTGCTTACATCGAATCCCATAAGGCTTAA
- the uvrB gene encoding excinuclease ABC subunit UvrB, with the protein MARARKTITPDPYAKPIAKPLPPEQSLPGHLKQFQSPTRANFELVSPYGAAGDQPKAIEELTVGFKHGEQFQTLLGVTGSGKTFTMANVIKNVGKPTLILTHNKTLAAQLYQEFKAFFPHNAVEYFVSYYDYFQPEAYIPHTDTFIEKDASINDEIDKLRLRATANLLTRRDVIIVASVSCIYGLGSPSEYFDLMVRIKKGDVYDRDKILHDLVRIQYTRNDFSLERGSFRVHGDVIEIHPSYDEEGLRIELFGDEVDRLVRFNMITGEVTQELDEMTIAPAKHFVTKEEGRAGILQRMQMELTDRLAELDKEGKVLESARLSSRTRYDMEMIRETGMCSGIENYSRIIENRAPGTRPFTLIDYFGDDWLLMIDESHVSIPQVGGMAEGDKSRKTTLVQYGFRLPCALDNRPMNFAEFEYMYPKQVLFVSATPGDYELTKTGGVVTEQINRPTGLLDPKIEIFPIKGQMDVLLYRIEEVVKNGDRVLVTTLTKKMAQDLTDFFVEAGIRARYLHSDIKTLERHELIRGLRTGEFDVLVGINLLREGLDLPEVSMVAILDADKEGFLRNYRSLIQTMGRASRNVNGTVLLFADNMTDSLDKAITETARRRAVQEEFNKEHGITPKSVTRKLEDDLRINDPLGDIGDDSVDEDWEDDGNGIRPMEPLQPSSKTKKKGVRGSKRDNSVILSGARSAKSKNPEPQSQLEDLERQMKEAAARLDFEEAARLRDIIRSMK; encoded by the coding sequence ATGGCCCGCGCACGCAAGACAATCACACCTGACCCGTATGCGAAACCGATAGCGAAACCGCTACCGCCCGAGCAGAGTTTGCCGGGACACTTGAAGCAGTTTCAGTCTCCGACGCGTGCGAACTTTGAACTCGTGAGCCCTTATGGTGCAGCGGGCGACCAGCCGAAGGCCATCGAAGAACTCACGGTCGGATTCAAACACGGCGAACAGTTCCAGACGCTTCTCGGCGTCACGGGTTCTGGTAAGACTTTTACGATGGCAAACGTCATCAAGAACGTGGGCAAGCCGACGCTGATTTTGACCCACAACAAGACGCTTGCAGCCCAGCTCTACCAAGAATTCAAGGCGTTTTTTCCGCATAATGCGGTGGAATATTTCGTAAGCTACTACGACTACTTCCAGCCCGAAGCCTACATTCCGCATACGGATACTTTCATCGAAAAAGACGCGAGCATCAACGACGAAATCGATAAGCTGCGCCTGCGCGCGACAGCGAACCTTTTGACACGCCGCGACGTGATTATCGTTGCCTCCGTGAGCTGCATTTACGGTTTGGGAAGCCCGAGCGAATATTTTGATTTGATGGTTCGCATCAAAAAGGGCGACGTTTACGACCGCGACAAGATTCTGCATGACCTGGTTCGCATTCAATATACGCGAAACGATTTCAGCCTGGAACGAGGTTCTTTCCGCGTCCACGGCGACGTGATTGAAATTCACCCGAGCTACGACGAAGAAGGACTGCGCATTGAACTTTTTGGCGACGAGGTAGACAGGCTCGTCCGATTCAATATGATTACCGGCGAAGTCACGCAAGAGCTGGACGAGATGACTATCGCTCCGGCAAAGCACTTCGTGACCAAGGAAGAGGGCCGTGCAGGAATCTTGCAGCGCATGCAAATGGAACTGACCGACCGCCTCGCCGAGCTCGACAAAGAAGGCAAGGTGCTGGAATCGGCCCGCCTTAGTAGCCGCACCCGCTACGACATGGAAATGATTCGCGAAACCGGCATGTGCAGCGGTATTGAAAACTACTCCCGCATTATCGAAAACCGCGCCCCGGGTACGCGTCCGTTTACGCTCATCGACTACTTCGGCGATGACTGGCTTTTGATGATCGACGAATCCCACGTGAGCATTCCGCAAGTGGGAGGCATGGCCGAAGGCGATAAGAGCCGCAAGACCACGCTGGTGCAGTACGGGTTCCGCCTCCCCTGCGCCTTGGACAACCGCCCGATGAATTTTGCCGAATTCGAGTACATGTACCCGAAGCAGGTGCTCTTTGTGAGCGCCACCCCTGGCGATTATGAACTGACAAAAACAGGCGGCGTCGTTACCGAACAAATTAACAGACCGACCGGACTTTTGGACCCGAAAATTGAGATATTCCCCATCAAGGGCCAGATGGACGTGCTGCTGTACCGCATCGAAGAAGTCGTCAAGAATGGCGACCGCGTGCTCGTCACGACGCTCACCAAGAAAATGGCACAAGACCTCACCGACTTCTTTGTAGAAGCGGGAATTCGTGCGCGTTACCTGCACAGCGACATCAAGACTTTGGAACGCCACGAATTGATTCGCGGGCTCCGTACTGGGGAATTTGACGTACTCGTGGGCATCAACCTGCTGCGTGAAGGCTTGGACTTGCCCGAAGTGAGCATGGTCGCAATTCTCGACGCCGACAAGGAAGGCTTCTTGCGCAACTACCGCAGCCTGATTCAGACCATGGGACGCGCAAGCCGCAACGTGAACGGCACCGTACTTTTGTTCGCCGACAACATGACCGACAGCCTCGACAAGGCCATCACCGAAACCGCCCGCCGAAGAGCCGTTCAGGAAGAATTCAACAAGGAACACGGCATCACGCCGAAATCCGTGACCCGCAAACTCGAAGACGACCTGAGAATCAACGACCCGCTCGGCGATATTGGCGACGACTCCGTCGACGAAGACTGGGAAGACGATGGTAACGGCATCCGCCCGATGGAACCGCTACAGCCTTCGAGCAAGACCAAGAAGAAAGGCGTACGAGGCTCGAAACGCGACAACAGTGTCATTCTGAGCGGAGCACGTAGTGCGAAGTCGAAGAATCCAGAACCGCAATCCCAGCTGGAAGACCTGGAACGTCAGATGAAAGAAGCCGCCGCCCGACTCGATTTTGAGGAAGCGGCCCGACTCCGCGACATTATTCGCAGCATGAAATAG
- the gpmI gene encoding 2,3-bisphosphoglycerate-independent phosphoglycerate mutase has protein sequence MLKKLSNFPGIKGPVVTIVMDGFGITDKVEGNAIKAARTPTLDNLFKMYPNVLLKAHGRAVGMPTNEDMGNSEVGHNAIGAGQVYNQGAALVQDAIVSGDIFGRDAWKEIAGNAREKNTVLHFIGLFSDGNVHSNISHLKAMVAQAKKEGLKKVRVHILLDGRDVPETSALDYVGPFEKFLDELRSPEFDVCIASGGGRMQITMDRYNANWKMVELGWKTHVLGEGRYFDNATQAIETLRGETKAIDQDLPPFVIAKDGQPVGTINDGDSVVFFNFRGDRAIEITRAFEEESFNEFDRKRFPHVCYAGMLQYDGDLKLPNRFLVPPPAIKETSGEWLAETGVKQFACSETQKYGHVTYFWNGNRSSKFDGETYLEIESDVVPFEQRPWMKAAEITDAMIEALKSGKYQTLRCNFPNGDMVGHTGSFRAATMAIEAVDIGLARLLPVIDALGGVAIITADHGNADEMYEIDKKTGMPKVNKDGSFKAKTSHTLNKVPCILYDNVTGGKLGLKEGDWGLSNIAATTANLLGLEKHEAWDDSMLIIK, from the coding sequence ATGCTCAAGAAGCTTTCCAATTTCCCCGGCATCAAGGGACCGGTCGTAACCATCGTGATGGATGGTTTTGGTATCACTGATAAGGTCGAAGGCAACGCCATCAAGGCCGCCCGCACCCCGACTCTCGACAACCTCTTCAAGATGTACCCGAACGTGCTCCTGAAGGCTCACGGCCGCGCCGTGGGTATGCCGACCAACGAAGACATGGGTAACTCCGAAGTGGGTCACAACGCTATCGGTGCTGGCCAGGTGTACAACCAGGGTGCCGCCCTCGTGCAGGACGCAATCGTCTCTGGCGACATCTTCGGCCGCGACGCTTGGAAGGAAATCGCCGGCAACGCCCGCGAAAAGAACACAGTGCTCCACTTCATCGGTCTCTTCAGCGACGGTAACGTTCACTCCAACATTTCTCACCTGAAGGCCATGGTGGCCCAGGCCAAGAAGGAAGGCCTGAAGAAGGTCCGCGTGCACATCCTCCTCGACGGTCGTGACGTGCCGGAAACTTCCGCCCTCGATTACGTTGGCCCGTTCGAAAAGTTCCTCGACGAACTCCGCTCTCCGGAATTCGACGTTTGCATTGCTAGCGGCGGTGGCCGTATGCAGATCACCATGGACCGTTACAACGCTAACTGGAAGATGGTGGAACTCGGCTGGAAGACCCACGTGCTCGGCGAAGGCCGCTACTTCGACAACGCCACCCAGGCTATCGAAACCCTCCGTGGCGAAACCAAGGCTATTGACCAGGATCTCCCGCCGTTCGTGATTGCGAAGGATGGCCAGCCGGTCGGCACCATCAACGACGGCGACTCCGTGGTGTTCTTCAACTTCCGTGGCGACCGCGCCATCGAAATCACCCGCGCCTTCGAAGAAGAATCCTTCAACGAATTTGACCGCAAGCGCTTCCCGCACGTCTGCTACGCTGGCATGCTCCAGTACGACGGCGACCTCAAGCTCCCGAACCGCTTCCTCGTTCCGCCTCCGGCCATCAAGGAAACCAGCGGCGAATGGCTCGCTGAAACGGGTGTCAAGCAGTTCGCTTGCTCCGAAACGCAGAAGTACGGCCACGTGACTTACTTCTGGAATGGTAACCGTTCCAGCAAGTTCGACGGCGAAACCTACCTCGAAATCGAATCTGACGTTGTTCCGTTCGAACAGCGCCCGTGGATGAAGGCAGCCGAAATCACCGACGCCATGATCGAAGCTTTGAAGAGCGGCAAGTACCAGACTCTCCGCTGCAACTTCCCGAACGGCGACATGGTGGGCCACACTGGTTCCTTCCGCGCTGCTACGATGGCTATCGAAGCTGTGGACATCGGCCTCGCCCGCTTGCTCCCGGTGATCGACGCCCTCGGTGGTGTTGCTATCATCACGGCTGACCACGGTAACGCCGACGAAATGTACGAAATCGACAAGAAGACCGGCATGCCGAAGGTCAACAAGGACGGTTCCTTCAAGGCCAAGACGAGCCACACCCTCAACAAGGTGCCCTGCATCCTTTACGATAACGTAACGGGCGGCAAGCTCGGCCTCAAGGAAGGCGACTGGGGTCTTTCGAACATCGCCGCCACGACCGCAAACCTCCTCGGCCTCGAAAAGCACGAGGCGTGGGATGATTCTATGCTCATCATCAAGTAA
- the recJ gene encoding single-stranded-DNA-specific exonuclease RecJ: MAQESTEAVLNEHLASSMSKSLRIPHVVARFLVSRGVCSVSEAHRMLCGNSGDVLDPFLMKGMDAAVEWLLKIREKHEKVFVFGDYDLDGMSAVTLMTRALAELGMESDWRLPNRFGDGYGLSASAVEEMHQAGARYVITVDTGITANAEIALAKSYGMSVLVIDHHQPSGDGLPECDVLLDPHQEGDSYPNPELCGVGVSYKFICALYSKLSMPEPTKFLDLVALGTLADLVSMTPENRAFTKAGLKSIESSHWPGLQEMYSNLMKGHGSVGGIDVMYKFAPLLNAPGRMERPDPALKLLLSPNMATANALMAELREWNSKRKQKEAEITEMAQEQMTAMYGDKLPTVIVVAGNGWHVGVIGIVAAKLAQEYHRPTAVLSIQDGMAHASARAVPGFNWHKALFESRELFDRWGGHANAAGFSLPADKIDELRKRLEVSAASQNYTGTEECEGEAAPCSYDICISLNELIVEASQYMAPSDYGAGNANKNQLISILDFIDLLEPFSGNFPYPTFRADNVKIHRLRELKGGHLQMDISQAGSRVYPAIGFGLRKYKSLLSKPVSVIFEPTWNYFNDRKSLQLCVKAIEPFIEPCSENN; this comes from the coding sequence ATGGCTCAAGAATCTACAGAAGCAGTCCTGAACGAGCACTTGGCCTCTTCGATGTCGAAGAGCTTGCGCATTCCCCACGTGGTGGCGCGCTTCTTGGTGTCTCGCGGAGTCTGCTCTGTGTCCGAAGCCCACCGCATGCTGTGCGGTAACTCGGGCGATGTACTTGACCCGTTCCTGATGAAGGGCATGGATGCCGCTGTCGAGTGGCTTTTGAAAATTCGTGAAAAGCACGAAAAAGTTTTTGTCTTTGGTGACTACGATCTGGATGGTATGTCGGCTGTCACGCTCATGACGCGTGCTCTTGCCGAACTTGGCATGGAGTCTGACTGGCGACTCCCGAACCGCTTTGGCGATGGCTATGGGCTTTCAGCATCCGCCGTTGAAGAAATGCACCAGGCGGGTGCCCGTTATGTGATTACCGTCGACACGGGCATTACCGCAAATGCCGAAATTGCTTTGGCCAAGAGTTATGGAATGTCGGTGTTGGTCATAGACCACCACCAGCCTTCGGGCGATGGACTGCCGGAATGCGATGTACTCTTGGACCCGCATCAAGAAGGCGATTCCTACCCGAATCCGGAACTTTGCGGCGTGGGCGTTTCGTACAAATTTATTTGCGCCCTGTACTCCAAGCTTTCAATGCCCGAACCGACCAAGTTCTTGGACTTGGTGGCACTCGGTACGCTTGCTGACCTTGTCTCGATGACTCCTGAAAACCGCGCCTTTACCAAGGCGGGCCTCAAGTCCATTGAAAGCAGCCACTGGCCGGGACTTCAAGAAATGTACAGCAACTTGATGAAGGGCCACGGCAGCGTGGGCGGCATTGATGTCATGTACAAGTTTGCTCCGCTCCTGAATGCGCCCGGTCGCATGGAGCGCCCGGACCCGGCTCTCAAACTTTTGCTCAGCCCGAATATGGCGACCGCGAATGCCTTGATGGCGGAACTTCGCGAATGGAACAGCAAACGCAAACAGAAAGAAGCTGAAATCACCGAAATGGCGCAAGAGCAAATGACGGCCATGTATGGCGACAAGCTTCCGACCGTGATTGTGGTTGCAGGTAATGGCTGGCATGTAGGCGTGATTGGAATTGTGGCGGCAAAGCTTGCTCAAGAATACCACCGCCCGACGGCAGTGCTTTCTATCCAAGATGGCATGGCGCATGCAAGTGCCCGCGCAGTTCCTGGCTTTAACTGGCACAAGGCTTTGTTTGAATCCCGCGAACTTTTTGATCGCTGGGGTGGGCATGCTAACGCTGCAGGTTTTTCGCTTCCGGCTGACAAAATCGATGAACTCCGCAAGCGCTTGGAAGTTTCTGCCGCAAGCCAGAATTATACCGGCACCGAAGAATGCGAAGGCGAAGCCGCTCCTTGCTCCTACGACATTTGCATTTCTCTCAACGAACTGATTGTCGAAGCTTCGCAGTATATGGCGCCGAGCGATTACGGTGCAGGCAACGCGAATAAGAACCAGCTGATTTCGATTCTCGACTTTATCGATTTGTTAGAACCGTTTAGTGGAAACTTCCCGTATCCGACTTTTCGCGCCGACAACGTGAAAATCCACAGGCTTCGTGAACTCAAGGGCGGACACCTGCAAATGGATATTTCGCAGGCAGGGAGCCGCGTGTATCCCGCCATCGGTTTTGGACTTCGCAAGTACAAGAGCCTGCTCAGCAAGCCTGTATCGGTGATTTTTGAACCGACTTGGAATTATTTTAACGACCGTAAATCCTTGCAGCTTTGTGTCAAGGCGATTGAACCTTTTATTGAACCTTGTTCCGAAAACAACTAG
- a CDS encoding AAA family ATPase, producing the protein MIEYTLNGPASQERARIRLMSALRENRFPQSILIDGPAGIGKKWLAMEIAKALQCTDPNMRPCGHCFGCRMAMDSGATDGWVVPMESAEAHARSSDDVSAGSKAKTIEDFKKSYIEEIQKNPYRVDVFSTGAFISVDLIRMMTSSFAMKGDRVRTVIIAEADRMNESAANAFLKTLEEVPPNTYFILTTNSREKMLQTIRSRCLALHLLPLSDEEVKSEVLRVAGEEFDESTLSDDVIGLAVGSPGKALYYAEHAKVWCKLAADFVLHSLRNNYTDLFMELKDSALEDAYEANRFLEVLSFLLADLLREQAGARLRMPETTTSVGLSNFPRVDATALELALVAVQETMSRIESRRVTATMCLQSLSLKLFEGYK; encoded by the coding sequence ATGATCGAATATACGTTAAATGGTCCTGCCTCTCAAGAACGTGCCCGCATCCGCTTGATGTCGGCGCTCCGTGAGAACCGCTTTCCGCAGTCAATCTTGATTGATGGCCCTGCCGGAATCGGCAAGAAATGGCTCGCGATGGAAATTGCGAAGGCGCTCCAGTGTACCGATCCGAATATGCGCCCCTGCGGACATTGTTTTGGTTGCCGCATGGCAATGGATAGTGGCGCAACCGATGGCTGGGTCGTTCCCATGGAATCGGCCGAGGCCCATGCCCGCAGTTCCGACGATGTTTCTGCCGGCAGCAAGGCGAAAACCATCGAGGACTTCAAGAAGTCTTATATCGAAGAAATCCAGAAGAACCCGTACCGGGTCGATGTTTTTTCGACAGGCGCCTTCATTTCGGTCGACCTCATTCGTATGATGACGTCGAGCTTTGCCATGAAGGGCGACCGCGTGCGCACGGTGATTATCGCCGAAGCGGACCGCATGAACGAATCGGCGGCAAACGCGTTCCTTAAAACGCTCGAAGAAGTCCCGCCGAACACGTACTTTATTTTGACGACCAATTCCCGCGAAAAGATGCTTCAGACAATCCGTTCACGCTGTCTGGCGCTCCACTTGTTGCCGCTCTCCGACGAAGAAGTGAAGTCGGAAGTCTTGCGCGTCGCGGGCGAAGAATTTGATGAATCTACTTTGAGCGACGATGTCATCGGGCTTGCCGTTGGCTCTCCGGGCAAGGCGCTTTATTACGCCGAGCATGCCAAGGTCTGGTGCAAGCTTGCGGCTGATTTCGTGCTGCATTCCCTGCGCAATAACTATACCGACTTGTTCATGGAACTCAAGGACTCGGCGCTTGAAGATGCCTACGAAGCGAACCGATTCTTGGAAGTGCTTTCATTCTTGCTGGCAGACTTGTTGCGAGAACAGGCGGGGGCTCGCTTGCGAATGCCCGAAACCACGACCTCTGTCGGCCTTTCGAATTTCCCGCGGGTCGATGCAACCGCCTTGGAACTTGCGCTTGTCGCAGTGCAGGAAACCATGTCCAGAATCGAGTCTCGTCGTGTGACAGCGACCATGTGCCTGCAGAGCCTGTCGCTCAAGCTTTTCGAGGGCTATAAATAA
- a CDS encoding peptidoglycan DD-metalloendopeptidase family protein produces the protein MMMRLVVLLFCLLLGLGAENAYAKPAAKNTKSAPAKSTAKNTPAKNASTKKPTKSSVKASSKNASKSSATKKTDAQINEQKNALKKLESDLAKKRQELALLETEEKGVLNTISILDQNLNQTRTYLSELSKSEVMLERALVQLTADIDSLDRKIETRREAMRKRIRTLYISGRNSEARVLYSLLTQEGSPDRQVYWVHHILNQDQQEVEVLQQLVQERDEKKQSESAHLSDLKQLRTKKAAEEKGLVTQMSGQEKMLMSLKHDQNMQRRALKEFEQNQKTMLALIKKLEEKRKKEIEQTKKDEAARKAKEKADKGKKKDTKAPAKKVEKPKVTVAESVKGPKCTPLKGNIISQYGLQEHPVLHIMTRNLGVEIRGKRGEAVRAAAAGSVVMVGEIDGRGPSVIIEHAGGTYSVYGHLKSIRVQEGKEVRNCEEIGEVGDVASLNGIKLYFQVSEGTQTVDPLQWLKQ, from the coding sequence ATGATGATGCGGCTTGTCGTCTTGCTGTTTTGCTTGCTGCTTGGGCTTGGGGCTGAAAACGCCTATGCAAAGCCTGCCGCAAAAAACACCAAGAGTGCCCCTGCAAAGTCGACTGCTAAGAATACTCCGGCGAAAAATGCTTCGACGAAGAAACCGACAAAGTCTTCGGTAAAGGCGTCCTCCAAGAATGCCTCTAAGTCGTCGGCCACGAAAAAGACCGACGCCCAGATTAACGAACAGAAAAATGCTTTGAAAAAGTTGGAATCGGACCTTGCGAAAAAGCGCCAGGAACTCGCTCTTCTTGAAACCGAAGAAAAGGGCGTGCTGAACACGATTTCGATTCTCGACCAGAACCTGAACCAGACGCGTACCTACCTTTCGGAACTTTCCAAGAGCGAAGTCATGCTGGAACGGGCGCTTGTGCAACTTACGGCAGACATTGATTCCTTGGACCGCAAAATCGAGACCCGCCGCGAAGCCATGAGAAAGCGAATCCGCACGCTCTACATTAGCGGTCGCAATAGCGAAGCCCGCGTGCTTTACAGTTTGCTCACGCAAGAAGGTAGCCCCGACCGCCAGGTGTACTGGGTGCACCACATTCTGAATCAGGACCAGCAAGAGGTCGAAGTGTTGCAACAGCTGGTGCAAGAACGCGACGAAAAGAAACAGTCGGAAAGCGCACACCTTTCGGACCTCAAGCAGTTGCGTACCAAGAAGGCTGCCGAAGAAAAGGGTCTTGTAACACAGATGAGCGGGCAAGAAAAAATGCTCATGTCCTTAAAGCATGACCAGAACATGCAGCGCCGCGCCCTCAAGGAATTCGAACAGAACCAGAAGACTATGCTTGCGCTCATCAAGAAACTCGAAGAAAAACGCAAGAAAGAAATCGAGCAGACCAAGAAAGATGAAGCCGCCCGTAAGGCAAAGGAAAAGGCGGACAAGGGCAAAAAGAAAGACACGAAGGCGCCTGCCAAGAAGGTGGAAAAGCCGAAAGTTACGGTGGCCGAATCGGTAAAGGGCCCCAAGTGTACGCCGCTCAAGGGTAACATTATCAGCCAATATGGTTTGCAAGAACATCCGGTACTCCACATTATGACGCGTAACTTGGGTGTTGAAATCCGCGGCAAACGCGGCGAGGCAGTCCGTGCCGCAGCGGCAGGTTCTGTCGTCATGGTGGGCGAAATCGATGGCCGTGGGCCCTCGGTGATTATCGAACATGCGGGCGGAACCTACTCCGTTTATGGTCACCTCAAGTCAATTCGCGTACAAGAGGGCAAAGAGGTGCGAAATTGCGAAGAAATTGGCGAAGTGGGCGATGTTGCTTCGTTAAATGGAATTAAATTGTACTTCCAAGTGAGCGAGGGTACACAAACCGTGGACCCCTTGCAGTGGTTAAAACAGTAA